A stretch of DNA from Rathayibacter sp. VKM Ac-2762:
GCGACCGCCGCGCCGACCTCGACCTCCACGCCGACCGCCACCGCGACTCCGCTCGCCGCCGTCGGGGCCGGCACCCACCAGAACGGCTCGCCGGCCGTCGCCGACACGGGCACCTGGTCCACGACCTCCTCCTCCGCGGACAGCGGCGGCGGCGTCTCCTTCTCGTCGACGGGGGGCGCCTCGGCGACCCTCCGCTTCACCGGCACCGGAGTCTCGTGGGTGAGCCGCCGGTCCAGCACGTCCGGGATCGACGAGGTCCGCCTCGACGGCGTCCTCGTGGCCTCGGTCGACCGCTACAGCGCCACCACCCGCTCCGCCCAGACCGTCTGGACCAGCGGCATCCTTCCCGCCGGCACCCACACCGTCACGATCACCCGCGGCAGCACGCGGAATGCGGCGGCGACCGGGGGCAACCTGATCCACGACGCCTTCGTCGTGAGGGGCTGACCGCCCGGCTATCACCGGCCGCGGTGCCTGGCCAGGCCCTCGCCCGGTGGCGGGCGGGCCCGTAGCGTCGCCCGGACCGATCGACCCGCCGGGGTCACGGCGAGAGGACGCGCCATGAGCAGCACGAGCGACATGATCCGGAGCCACCCCGAGGAGCTGCGCGGCGTCGATCCGGAGGTCCTGGCCGAGTGCATCGACGCGTGCGGCGCCTGCGCACTCACCTGCACCGCCTGCGCCGACGCGTGCCTCGGCGAGGAGTCGGTCAACGAGCTGGTCCACTGCATCCGCTCCGACCTCGCCTGCGCCGACGTGTGCGCCGCGACCGGCGCCGTGCTCTCCCGCCGCGGCGTCGTCGGATCCGCGGCCGTCCGCGCCCTCGTCGAGGCCTGCCTCCTGGCCTGCCGCGCCTGCGCCGACGACTGCGAGCAGCACGCCGGGATGCACGAGCACTGCCGGATCTGCGCCGAGGCCTGCCGCCGCTGCGAGCAGGCGTGCGAGAGGCTGCTCGCGCAGCTCTGAGCGCGGGCTCCACCGCGGGCACCTCCCCCACCGGACTCGACGGGCGGCTGTCAACCGTCCTGCCCTGAGCGTCCGGCGCTCCTACGGTCGGTGGCGAGCACGGCGTCGTCGGGGCTCGGAGCGATCACAGGCGGTCCTTCCGTCCCCGACGATCCGCAGACGCTCGAGATGGAGGACGACCGTGGCCCAGACCAGCACCGAGCGCGACCGCACCGCGCCCGACCCCGACGACTCCCGCAAGCCCGACGGACCGACCGAGGTCACCAAGCGCTCGTGGGGCTACGTCCTCAAGAAGACGCTCCGCGAGTTCGGCGCCGACCAGTGCACGGACATCGCGGCCGGACTCACCTACTACGCCGTCCTCGCGCTGTTCCCCGGGCTGCTCGCGATCGTCTCCATCCTCGGCCTCTTCGGCCAGGCCGAGACCACGACCGACACCGTGCTCGAGATCGCCGGCGGGTTCGTCTCGGCCGACGTCCTCGACACGGTCCGCGGCCCCCTGCAGGAGCTCACTTCCAGCCCCGCCGCCGGTCTGGCGTTCGTCACCGGTGTCCTCGGCGCCCTCTGGTCCGCCTCCGGCTACGTCGGCGCGTTCGGGCGCGGCATGAACCGCGTCTACGAGATCGACGAGGGCCGCCCGATCTGGAAGCTGCGCCCCACGATGCTCGCCGTCACCCTCGTGACGGTCCTCCTGCTCGTGATCGCCGGGCTGATCCTCGTGCTCAGCGGACCCGTCGCGCAGACCATCGGCGACGCCGTCGGCCTCGGCGAGGTCGCCCTGACGGTGTGGAGCATCGCCAAGTGGCCGGTGCTGATCGCGATCATGGTCGTCATCGTCGCGGTCCTCTACCACTGGTCCCCCAACGTCCGGCAGCCGAAGTTCCGCTGGACCAGCATGGGCTCGATCCTCGCCCTCGTCGTCTGGGCGCTGGCCTCGGCCGGCTTCGCGTTCTACGTCGCCAACTTCAGCAACTACAACAAGACCTACGGCGCGCTCGGCGGCGTGATCGTCTTCCTCCTCTGGCTCTGGATCACGAACCTCGCCCTGCTCTTCGGGGCCGAGTTCGACGCCGAGCTCGAGCGCGGCCGCCAGCTGCAGGCCGGCATCGAAGCCGAGGAGCACATCCAGCTCCCGCCCCGCGACACCCGGCAGAGCGAGAAGAAGGCGGAGAAGCACGCCGAGGACGTCGCCGACGGCCGCGAGCTCCGCGAGAGCGCCGGACACCCGGAGCGATGACCCCGATCGGGCGGGACCTCCCGGCCCATTAGAGGAGCCGCCTCCCCCCGGCAACCCTCTTGAGGGCCCGCGGGCGGCGCGCGGAGGCTGGACGCATGCGGAAACTGCACTACTCCAGCGGCCACCTCCTCGTCGGCGACCTGACCTGCAAGGCGGTCCTCCGGTACGCCCGGGCCCTCGCGGACGTCAACAAGTCGGACGTCGTCTCGGTGCCTGTCCTGACCGAGGGCGGCGGCCGCGCCTACGCCCACCTGCTGATCGGGCCGGCGAGCCAGCTCTGGTCGCTGCCGATCGACAGCAGCGAGGTGGAGGAGCCGGACGACGCGGAGGTCATCGCCCACATCGAGCTCGAGACGCGCCGCATGCAGCCGGCCCGTCCCTCGTGGAGCGAGGAGATGACGGACATCCCGCCGCTGGACTTCCTCGAGTACACCGACATCGCCGACCTCGAGGACGCCCGGCGCGACCCGACGGACTAGGCCGCCGCCGGCTCCTCGGTGGAGCGGGAGTCGCTGAGGGACAGCGAGCCGATCGTCGCGATCACGCCGACGAGGACCGCCACGACCAGGAAGGCGACCCGCTCACCCGCGAAGAAGCTCCGGACGAGGTCTGCGCTCCACGCGCCCGCCGGGAGGGTGGTCGCCACCAGTGCGGCGATCAGCGTGCCGACGACGGCCGTGCCGATGCTGGTGCCGATCTCCTGGGCCGTGTCGTTGAGCGCCGCACCGATCGACGTGCGGTTCGCGGGCATCGCCTCGACGAGGGCGACGGCGCAGATGGTCATGATCGTCCGCAGGCCCACCGTCATCACGACCATCATCACGGCGATCGCGAGGTAGCCCCGGTCCACCGCCCAGGACATCCCGAGCAGCGCGCCGACCAGGAGCCCGGTGCCGATCAGGCAGGCCGCGCGGTGCCCCAGCTTCGAGGCGAGGCGCTCGGTGATCGGAGTGGCGGCGAGCATCGTGACGATGACGGGCAGGTTCGCGAGGCCGGCGCGCACCGGGCTCCAGCCGTAGGCGTACTGGAAGTGCAGGATCAGGCCGAACAGGACGCTCGCGAAGGCGACCGAGGCGCCGAGCTGCGTGAGCGCCGCTCCCCGCGCGGGGCCGGCGCGGAAGATCGCGAGGTCGATCATAGGCGAGACGGCGCGGCGCTCGCGGACGACGAATCCCGCGACGGCCGCGACGGTCCCCGCGGCGCAGGCGATCGTGAGGAGCGACAGCCAGCCGTTCTCGACTCCGCTGGTGAGCGTGTAGCAGCCGAGCCCCACCGCGGCGACGGTGAGGGCGGTCCCCGGCAGGTCGAGCCGCTCGGAGGTGAGGTCGGCGCGCTGGTCCGCGGGGACTCCGAGGCGCACGCCGATCCAGACCAGCAGCGCGATCGGGGCGTTGACGACGAGCAGCCACTGCCAGCTGACGGTGCTGAGGATCGAGCCGCCGAGGAGGGGGCCGAGGACCATGCCGGACATCCCGACGATCATCACGATCGTGATCGACCGCATGCGGAGCCTCTCGTCGTCGAAGAGCCGGAACACCAGCGACATCGTGACGGGCGCCATGGCGGCCGCGGCGCAGCCGAGCGCCGCGCGGAGGGCGATCAGCTGGCCGATGTCGGTGACGAGGACGACGGCGAGGCTGATCAGCCCGAACGCGGCGAGGCCGGTGAGGAGCACGCGGCGGCGGCCGAACCGGTCGGCGGCGGACCCGGCTGTCAGCAGCAGCCCGCCGAAGGTCAGGGAGTAGGCACCGGTCACCCACTGCAGTCCGGCGGTCGACCCGTCGAGTGAGCGTCCGATCGTCGGGAGGGCGATCGAGAGCAGCGTGTTGTCGACCATCTCGACGAAGAACGCGAGGCAGAGAGCGGCGAGCGGGAGTGCCGCGGAGCGGAGGGAGGTGTGAGCGCGGGACTCGGCGGAGGTGGTCGTCGGAGCGGACATCGAGGCGCCTTCCTATCGAACGCCGTTCGACTCTCGTACGGCGTTCGATAGTATGGAACGCCGTTCGGTAAGATGCAAGCCATGCCTGCAGATCGCCCGACGGAGACCGCTGCCGCGCCCTCCCCCGCCCGGGGCCGCCGCCGAGCGTCGCACTCGCTCGACACCGTGCTGGCCGAGGCGATCGCGATCCTCGACGAGTCCGGGGAGTCGGCCCTCACGTTCCGCGCGCTCGCGGCCCGACTCGGCGGCGGTGTGGCGAGCATCTACTGGTACGTCGGCAGCCGCGACGAGCTGCTGGAGCGGGCGACCGACGAGGTCATGGGTCGGGTCCTCGCCGACAGCGAGCCGCTCATCCACGGGCCGGACCCGATCGACAACGTCCGCGCCGTCGCACTGGCCCTCTTCGACGAGTGCGTCCGCCGACCCTGGTTCGGCCTCTACATGCTCCGCACGACCGGGGTGCAGCCCAACTCGATGGCGATGTACGAGCGCCTCGGGCAGCAGCTCATGGCTCTCGACCTGACGCCCCGGCAGCGGTTCCACGCCGTGTCGTCCATCGTCAGCTACGTCGTCGGAGTCGCGGCCGACCTGGCGCAGCCGCCGCCCCGCGAGTTCCTCGAGAGCGGGATGGAGAGGGGCGAGTTCCTCGAGCACCTGGCCGACCGCTGGCGCGCCCTCGATCCGGAGGAGTTCCCCTTCGGCCACCACGCGGCCGACGTCATGGCGACGCACGACGACCTCGACGTGTTCCGCTCCGGCCTCGACCTGCTGCTGGCCGGGCTCCGGCTGCAGGCGGGGCGGGGCTGAGGCCGGGTCAGCTCCCCGAGGTCCGCCGGATCGCGACCACGGTCACGTCGTCCGCCAGCAGCCCCTCGGCCGCCAGGCGGGTGACACCGGCGACCGCGGCGGCGGCGGTCGCAGGGGCGGCGACGGCCGCGTCGGCCACCCTGTCGAGGGCGGCGAGGGAGCCGTCGAAGAGGTCCAGCACGCCGTCGCTGCAGATCAGCAGCAGGTCGCCGGGGTGGAGCCGGAGGCCGGTCGGCTCCCACTCCTGCGTGCCGAGGAGGCCGAGCGGCAGGTGGGCGGAGGGGATGCGCTCGCGCGAGCCGTCGGCGCGGCAGACGATCCCGAGTCCGTGCCCGGCGTCGACGAGCGCGATGTCGCCGGTCGAGGCGCTGAGCCGCAGGTGGAGGAGCGTGACGAACGCGTCGTTCGCCGACAGATCCGGCTCGACGACCCGGTCGATGAGCGCCATCGTCGCCGCGGGGCCGAGGGCGGGAGGAGTGACGCGCAGGGCGGCGCGGACCGTGGCGGCGATCATCGCGGCGCCGACCCCCTTGCCCATCACGTCGGCGACGGTGACGGCGAGCCCGTCGGGCGTGCAGCGCCAGTCGAAGAAGTCGCCGCTCACCGTCCCGCTGGGCACGCAGGCGCCGGCGACGTCGTAGCCCGGGAGGTCCGGGACCGAGCGGGGCTCGAGCCGCCGCTGCACCCTCTCGCCGTCGGCGAGCTCCTGCCGCGAGCGGGCGGCGCCGGCGGTGAGCATCTGCGCGACCTGCTCGCCGCTGAGCGACGCCATGCTGAACGACACCACGACCAGCAGCACCAGCGTGATCAGCGTGGTGGTCGGGGTCCCGAACCAGGTCGCGAACAGCTCGCTGCGCAGCCCCGCGGCCAGGAACACGGCGAACCGGAGCGCGTAGTAGAGGGAGAGGGCGCCGGAGCTCAGCAGCAGCGGCCAGCGCGTGCGCGAGCGCCCGGCGCCGAGCAGCGCGATCTCGCGGGTCGACAGGCCGATGAGGAGCGCCATCGAGGCGAGGTAGAGCGGCCCTCCCGACCAGTCGTTGACGGCGGGCGAGTCGAGGCTGGACACGCCCGTCACCACCACGGTCGGAGCGACCACCAGCCACCACGGCGTCGGCCGGCCGCGGAGGGAGCGGCTCGCCGCCCAGACCGCGGCGGCGCCGGCCACGATGAGCCCGTTGCCGAGCGGATTCGCCCACACCTGGTCGGCCGTGCCGTCGCGGAGGTAGGCGAGCGAGCCGCCCATGAACAGCGCGAGCGCCGTGCACCACCAGAAGCTGAAGGACGAGCGCGTCGACCGGTAGGTGACCAGCGCGAACAGCAGGAAGAGGGTGAGGGCGGTGACCCCGAAGGCGACGCGGAGGGTCGTGGCATCGAGCAAGGCGGGTCCGTGGCCCTTCCAGGAGACCGAGCGGCGGAGCGGCGGACGGGCGCCGTGATCAAGGGGATCCTGGCACGGCGCGCGGGCCGCACGGGGCGCGCCGTGGAGGCCGGCCCCGGGGATCCGCGGCAGTGCGGCCCGTCCGCCCACCCGACGGGGGGAGCAGGAGGGGAGCTCGCACGTTCGAGGAGAGACCACCGCCCTCGCGCTCGATACAGCATCGCGTGTACCGTCGCTCCCGTGCCCGCCACCGCGACCCTCACCCACTCCGCTGCTCTCGCGCGCCTCGGATCCGCCCTGGCCGACGAGACGCGGTCCCGGATCCTGCTCGCGCTGCGCGAGGCTCCGGCCGTCCCCTCCGACCTCGCGGACGCGCTCGGGGTCTCGCGGCAGGTGATGTCGAATCAGCTCGCGTGCCTCCGCGGATGCGGGCTGGTCGAGGCCGTGAAGGACGGCCGGTACACCTGGTACCGGCTGGCCGAGACCCGGATCGCCGGGGCGCTCGACCACCTGCTCCGCCTGGCCCTGGTCGTCGATCCGGACTGCTGCTCCGGCGACGACTGCCGCTGCGCATGAGCGCCCTGCGCGCTCCGCTCCTCCCCGCCCGCCGCCGCGTGCTGCAGAGGCGCATCCGCTGGATCGTCGGCGCGACGATCGGCTACAACGTAGTGGAGGCGATCGTGGCCCTCGCCGCCGGGACGGTCGCGTCGTCCACCGCGCTCGTCGCCTTCGGCCTCGACTCCGTGGTGGAGGTGCTCTCCGCCGCGGCCGTCGCCTGGCAGTTCTCGGGCCGCGATCCGGAGGCGCGCGAGCGCACCGCCCTGCGGGTGATCGCCGTCTCGTTCCTCGGCCTGGCCGCGTTCGTCGCCGTCGACTCGATCTGGGCGCTGCTCGGATTCTCGGAGGCCCAGCACTCGCCCGTCGGCATCGTGCTGGCCGCCGTCAGCCTGCTGGTGATGCCCGCGTTCTCCCTGCTCGAGCGCCGGACCGGCCGCGAGCTCGGCTCGGTCTCGGCCGTCGCCGACTCGAAGCAGACGCTCCTCTGCTCGTACCTCTCCGCCGCCGTCCTGGTGGGCCTGCTGCTGAACAGCACGCTCGGATGGACGTGGGCCGACCCCGTCGCCGGCCTCGTGATCGCCGCGGTCGCCGTCCGCGAGGGCCTGGAGGCCTGGCGCGGCGAGTCCTGCACGACGCCGATCTCCGCGCTGACGAGCGAGGACTCCGAGGCCTGCGGCTGCTGCTGACGGGGGCGGGACGGCGCGGCGCACATCGGCGGTGGACGACCTCCGTCAGGACTTCGTCGCGAGGCCGGCGGCCGATCGGACCCGCTCCGGAGCTACCGACGGCCGGCCCGCGCCTCGACGACGTGCCGGCACCCGACCCCGCCGCGCTCCAGCTCCTCGCGCTCGCGGCGGAGCCCGACGCGGACCCGCCGCGCCTCGGCCAGCGGCAGCACCGCCTCCGGATCGACGGTCGCCAGCAGGAGCGCCGCCCGCGACCTCGCCGCCACCCGCACGTCGAGGCACGGCGTCGCCTCGGCGAGTCCGAGCAGCGCGGCCACCAGCAGCTCCAGCTCGACCGCCGTCGCGTGGAGCACCAGCACCCGCGAGGCCGGGCTCGACGGGCGGCGGACGAGGAGCGTCGCTCCGGTCATCGTCGCCGCCCTCCCCTGCCCGGGACCGGTCCGGGAGGTCCGCCCCGCCTCGGCCCTCGGCGACCGCCCGCGCGACGTCGGCGTGCACGCATGGGGTTCCTTCTCTCGTCCTGCTGCGGTGCGAACCGCGCCGCACCTCCATCCCACGACTCGGGCACCCGGCCGGGGAGAGGGTTGCCACGCGCGCGTCGGCGGGTCAGGAGGCGCCGGGGCCGCCGGGGATGAGAGGGTTGCGCGATGTCCACTGCGAGCGTGCCGTCGCCGCGCGCCGGAGTCCGGACCCGGCGCTTCCGGCGCCTCGCCCGCACGGGCTTCGCCGTCAACGGACTGATCCACCTCCTGATCGGCGGCCTCGCCCTGCGCGTCGCGGTCAGCGACGAGACCTCGCGGGAGGCGGACGCGTCCGGAGCGATCGGGCGCATGGCCGACTCCCCCGTCGGGCTCGTGGTGGCCTGGGCCGCGCTGGTCGGGCTGGTCGCGCTCGGCCTCTGGCAGCTCTCCCTCGGCGGGCGCTCCTCCGCGCCGGGCCTCCCCGCCCGCCTGGGCCGCCGGATCGTCGAATCCGGCAAGGGCTTCGCCTCGCTCACCCTCGCGGGCACCACGCTCGTCTTCGCCCTCGGCGGTTCGACGAGCTCCTCGGCCACGATCCGCCGCATCAACACCGAGCTGCTGACGAGCACGGTCGGCGTCGTGATCCTCGTGATCGTCGGCGGGATCGTGCTGGGCAGCGGGATCGGCTTCGTCGCGATCGGGATCCGGCGCGGCTTCCGCAAGCTCGTCCGCATCCCCGAGGGCCCGACGGGGACGGCCGTGCTGATCCTCGGCGCGACCGGTTACATCACGAAGGGGCTCGCTCTGGGCCTGGCCGGCGGGATCTTCGTGGTCGCGGCGCTGACCGGCGACGCCCGCCAGGCGACCGGGCTCGACGGGGCCATCCGCTTCCTCGACGTCCCTCCGTACGGCACGATCGCCCTGACTCTCGTCAGCGCGGGACTGGTCATGTACGGGCTGTTCCTCGTCGCCCGGGCGAAGCTCGCGAAGCTCTGAGCCGACGCGGCAGTCGTTCACAGTCGCCACCCATATCGCTGAGTATCGTTCGGAGAAACAGGAGGTCATCATGAACGGATCGTCATCGACCGGCGCGTTCGGCACCGGCACGCCCATCGAGAGCATCTGGCGCGCGATGGAGCAGGCCCGCTCCCGCATGGAGAAGCGCGTCGGCTCCCGGGTCGGCCGCGGGGACGTGCGCACCGCGGTGCTCGCGCTCCTCGCCGAGCAGCCCATGCACGGCTACCAGATCATCCGCGAGATCGAGGAGCGCAGCGGAGGCGACTGGAAGCCGAGCCCCGGCTCCGTCTACCCGACCCTCCAGCTCCTCGCGGACGAGGGCCTCATCACGGCCGACGAGCAGAACGGCCGCAAGACCTACACGCTGACCGACGCCGGCCGCGCGACGGTCGCCGAGCACGGCACCTCGACCCCGTGGAACGACTCCGACCACGTCGACTTCGGCGCCCTGCCCAAGGCGGGCCTCGAGCTCGCCCAGGCCGCGGCCCAGGTCGGACGCTCGGGCACCCCCGAGCAGATCCGCAAGGCCGTCGCCGAACTCGAGGACGTGCGCCGCCGCCTGTACGCGATCCTCGCGCAGGACTGACCCGGGTGGCCTCGGTCAGCCCGGGTCCTGCCGCCCCGGGCCACCGAGAGCGGGAGGACCGGCGGCGCTACCGCCGGATCCTCCGCTTCGCCGCGTGGCATCTCGCGGTCACCTGGTTCTTCGACCTGCTCCTGCCGCGGGTGGGGCTCACGCGCGTCGCGCTCCGCACCCGGCCCGGCCGGATGCGCCGCTTCGCCCGCAGCTTCCACGTGCTCGCGGTCGACCTCGGCGGCCTGATGATCAAGGTCGGCCAGTTCATGTCGTCGCGCCTGGACGTGCTGCCGCCCGAGATCACCCGCGAGCTGGAGGGGCTGCAGGACGAGGTCCCGCCCGTCCCGTTCC
This window harbors:
- a CDS encoding four-helix bundle copper-binding protein — translated: MSSTSDMIRSHPEELRGVDPEVLAECIDACGACALTCTACADACLGEESVNELVHCIRSDLACADVCAATGAVLSRRGVVGSAAVRALVEACLLACRACADDCEQHAGMHEHCRICAEACRRCEQACERLLAQL
- a CDS encoding YihY/virulence factor BrkB family protein; protein product: MAQTSTERDRTAPDPDDSRKPDGPTEVTKRSWGYVLKKTLREFGADQCTDIAAGLTYYAVLALFPGLLAIVSILGLFGQAETTTDTVLEIAGGFVSADVLDTVRGPLQELTSSPAAGLAFVTGVLGALWSASGYVGAFGRGMNRVYEIDEGRPIWKLRPTMLAVTLVTVLLLVIAGLILVLSGPVAQTIGDAVGLGEVALTVWSIAKWPVLIAIMVVIVAVLYHWSPNVRQPKFRWTSMGSILALVVWALASAGFAFYVANFSNYNKTYGALGGVIVFLLWLWITNLALLFGAEFDAELERGRQLQAGIEAEEHIQLPPRDTRQSEKKAEKHAEDVADGRELRESAGHPER
- a CDS encoding MFS transporter; the encoded protein is MSAPTTTSAESRAHTSLRSAALPLAALCLAFFVEMVDNTLLSIALPTIGRSLDGSTAGLQWVTGAYSLTFGGLLLTAGSAADRFGRRRVLLTGLAAFGLISLAVVLVTDIGQLIALRAALGCAAAAMAPVTMSLVFRLFDDERLRMRSITIVMIVGMSGMVLGPLLGGSILSTVSWQWLLVVNAPIALLVWIGVRLGVPADQRADLTSERLDLPGTALTVAAVGLGCYTLTSGVENGWLSLLTIACAAGTVAAVAGFVVRERRAVSPMIDLAIFRAGPARGAALTQLGASVAFASVLFGLILHFQYAYGWSPVRAGLANLPVIVTMLAATPITERLASKLGHRAACLIGTGLLVGALLGMSWAVDRGYLAIAVMMVVMTVGLRTIMTICAVALVEAMPANRTSIGAALNDTAQEIGTSIGTAVVGTLIAALVATTLPAGAWSADLVRSFFAGERVAFLVVAVLVGVIATIGSLSLSDSRSTEEPAAA
- a CDS encoding TetR/AcrR family transcriptional regulator; protein product: MPADRPTETAAAPSPARGRRRASHSLDTVLAEAIAILDESGESALTFRALAARLGGGVASIYWYVGSRDELLERATDEVMGRVLADSEPLIHGPDPIDNVRAVALALFDECVRRPWFGLYMLRTTGVQPNSMAMYERLGQQLMALDLTPRQRFHAVSSIVSYVVGVAADLAQPPPREFLESGMERGEFLEHLADRWRALDPEEFPFGHHAADVMATHDDLDVFRSGLDLLLAGLRLQAGRG
- a CDS encoding PP2C family protein-serine/threonine phosphatase — encoded protein: MLDATTLRVAFGVTALTLFLLFALVTYRSTRSSFSFWWCTALALFMGGSLAYLRDGTADQVWANPLGNGLIVAGAAAVWAASRSLRGRPTPWWLVVAPTVVVTGVSSLDSPAVNDWSGGPLYLASMALLIGLSTREIALLGAGRSRTRWPLLLSSGALSLYYALRFAVFLAAGLRSELFATWFGTPTTTLITLVLLVVVSFSMASLSGEQVAQMLTAGAARSRQELADGERVQRRLEPRSVPDLPGYDVAGACVPSGTVSGDFFDWRCTPDGLAVTVADVMGKGVGAAMIAATVRAALRVTPPALGPAATMALIDRVVEPDLSANDAFVTLLHLRLSASTGDIALVDAGHGLGIVCRADGSRERIPSAHLPLGLLGTQEWEPTGLRLHPGDLLLICSDGVLDLFDGSLAALDRVADAAVAAPATAAAAVAGVTRLAAEGLLADDVTVVAIRRTSGS
- a CDS encoding metalloregulator ArsR/SmtB family transcription factor; this translates as MPATATLTHSAALARLGSALADETRSRILLALREAPAVPSDLADALGVSRQVMSNQLACLRGCGLVEAVKDGRYTWYRLAETRIAGALDHLLRLALVVDPDCCSGDDCRCA
- a CDS encoding cation transporter, coding for MSALRAPLLPARRRVLQRRIRWIVGATIGYNVVEAIVALAAGTVASSTALVAFGLDSVVEVLSAAAVAWQFSGRDPEARERTALRVIAVSFLGLAAFVAVDSIWALLGFSEAQHSPVGIVLAAVSLLVMPAFSLLERRTGRELGSVSAVADSKQTLLCSYLSAAVLVGLLLNSTLGWTWADPVAGLVIAAVAVREGLEAWRGESCTTPISALTSEDSEACGCC
- a CDS encoding DUF1206 domain-containing protein, with translation MSTASVPSPRAGVRTRRFRRLARTGFAVNGLIHLLIGGLALRVAVSDETSREADASGAIGRMADSPVGLVVAWAALVGLVALGLWQLSLGGRSSAPGLPARLGRRIVESGKGFASLTLAGTTLVFALGGSTSSSATIRRINTELLTSTVGVVILVIVGGIVLGSGIGFVAIGIRRGFRKLVRIPEGPTGTAVLILGATGYITKGLALGLAGGIFVVAALTGDARQATGLDGAIRFLDVPPYGTIALTLVSAGLVMYGLFLVARAKLAKL
- a CDS encoding PadR family transcriptional regulator, encoding MNGSSSTGAFGTGTPIESIWRAMEQARSRMEKRVGSRVGRGDVRTAVLALLAEQPMHGYQIIREIEERSGGDWKPSPGSVYPTLQLLADEGLITADEQNGRKTYTLTDAGRATVAEHGTSTPWNDSDHVDFGALPKAGLELAQAAAQVGRSGTPEQIRKAVAELEDVRRRLYAILAQD